A genomic stretch from Nilaparvata lugens isolate BPH chromosome 8, ASM1435652v1, whole genome shotgun sequence includes:
- the LOC120352660 gene encoding uncharacterized protein LOC120352660 — MISGYGILMTSLLIAIDTCFNIYLMLQANNPKIVMNYAASCFCNNILMLLCYYSGQRISNQNEILRRFLANLPWMDKPQWFKQSMLIMMARATVDIEINPYGVFVLNLTSYKDLMKAAFSFGNILYRRKKMD; from the exons ATGATCTCTGGATATGGGATATTGATGACGAGTTTGCTAATTGCTATTGATACTTGCTTCAATATCTATTTGATGTTGCAG gCAAATAATCCAAAGATTGTCATGAATTATGCTGCATCATGTTTCTGCAACAATATACTGATGCTCCTCTGCTACTACAGTGGTCAACGCATTTCTAACCAG AATGAAATACTGCGTAGATTTCTTGCAAATCTTCCCTGGATGGATAAGCCGCAATGGTTCAAGCAGAGTATGCTTATAATGATGGCCAGAGCCACTGTCGACATTGAAATCAATCCTTATGGAGTTTTTGTACTCAACCTCACCTCCTACAAAGAT TTGATGAAAGCTGCTTTCTCATTTGGAAATATTTTGTACAGGAGGAAGAAAATGGACTAA